The Alphaproteobacteria bacterium nucleotide sequence TAATGCAGCCTATGTGCTTGATTTAAAAACAAATACAGTTTTATATAATAAAAATGGTGATACCCCATTACCTCCCGCATCCATGAGCAAACTTATGACCATTTATGTGCTTTTTGATGCTTTAAAACAAAAAAAAGTAACTTTGGATAGTGCATTTACGGTAAGCGAAAAGGCATGGCGTATTCAAGGGTCCAAAATGTTTGTACCTATTCATGAACAGGTAAAAGTAGAAGACCTTATCCGTGGTATAATTATACAATCTGGCAACGATGCCTGTATTGTTGTGGCAGAAGGATTATCTGGCAGTGAAGAAGAATTTGCCAAATTACTAAATAAAAAAGCAAAAGAAATTGGATTAACGAACAGCCATTTTGTAAACGCATCAGGTTGGCCCGAACCAAATCATGTCATGAGTGTCAAAGATTTAGCAATTTTGGCCAAAAGATTGATTGAGGATTTTCCAGAATATTACCACTATTTTTCGGAAGAAGAATTTGTATTTAATGGTATTAAACAAGGTAATAGGAATCCCTTACTTTATAAAGATAAAAATTATAGTGCGGATGGTTTGAAAACGGGTCATACAGAAGAAGCAGGATATGGACTAACAGCATCTGCAGTGCGTGATGAACGTCGTGTTATTGTGGTTTTACATGGCTTAAAAAATATGCAAGAAAGGGCCGATGAAAGTAGACGTTTTATGAGCTGGGCCTTTGATAGTTTTGAAGCAAAAAAACTCGTAACTAAAGATACGGTTATTGATGAACTACCTGTTCCTTATGGGACAATAAAAACAGTACC carries:
- a CDS encoding D-alanyl-D-alanine carboxypeptidase, with product MHNKFGKLVLKIVAFFTLVFLINYSIAHAEEFPTSANAAYVLDLKTNTVLYNKNGDTPLPPASMSKLMTIYVLFDALKQKKVTLDSAFTVSEKAWRIQGSKMFVPIHEQVKVEDLIRGIIIQSGNDACIVVAEGLSGSEEEFAKLLNKKAKEIGLTNSHFVNASGWPEPNHVMSVKDLAILAKRLIEDFPEYYHYFSEEEFVFNGIKQGNRNPLLYKDKNYSADGLKTGHTEEAGYGLTASAVRDERRVIVVLHGLKNMQERADESRRFMSWAFDSFEAKKLVTKDTVIDELPVPYGTIKTVPVVTEKDVFVTLPRNADITMHAKTILPAYIKAPVKAGEKIGILTVSADNIEPIEIPLLAKNDVEKEGFLEHITTSFELLWQ